A genomic window from Pelagicoccus albus includes:
- a CDS encoding CheR family methyltransferase — protein sequence MRVNPDKTVEKLEAQTPGRPTGVVAIGCGKYDLPYLESLLAGLARHKEIAIVIVSNVSTLHTDSIVQLVAHISNFSVEVVSQSANLKSSTVYLNTPFHYLAYEQGSLVNTLASAFTGNERPFDRLLESIRNDDFDWVAVSLQGIGPDGEQGIQNLENKGFFGFSCGGSDTPETPEASPSDLAARISECLSLNCPSQETAQSNLLDRIIDQLERLSSIDFRRYKITTINRRIQFRMRQLGLESLASYLAKLEQSPEEVQALYHDLMIGVTHFFRDPQAFQILEDRVIPELFKNQDSHGREIRVWAPGVASGEEAYSLAILFDEYAQRIGLKDPNYRIFATDAHPPSIEKAMQGLFPSQALSTLTKDRKERYFNRSLQSYSVTPELRKKIVFAPHDLLKDPPFTKIDLVSCRNLLIYFDDAAQKKALGLILFALRQKGYLLLGASESPASYIQQIETIDSKWRVYRKSASPQIDLPVGHYLPPKAAAKTSKGKKGVFLDRESPFRNLITELMSSQMPAGIIISDQDEIIHTFGEIEAFFSKLEGHVSLSFDKLVRYELRLPMRVARKEALETRRRIETVATMPIHGESSNVTISVEPLTRFREFQDYVYVKIQTVSNFSVDESKVPTVRTSHNDGDDETSSLKQELQDTKIQLQETIHQLELSNKELMMANEELLTSNEELQSTNEELHSVNEELFSVNAEYELKNRELVALNEDIDNLLQSTEIGTIFIDKNLRIRKFTLAASISMNLLDSDLGRPIEHISHDFANYETLVADTQKVIEGGHGIEREIRTHSHSWFLLKISPFKLESGEVNGAVVTLVEISALKAAEERIYESQRKLKLALESADLGLWTWDLKNHTIDFDENLARILDLDTKEESDESHFLRSLNISRDALGKYDFNNGDLNQDTLRYSWNARLRSGEIRYLSARGIINRDTDGNVTQVSGIIWDETDVKRQEQIVLQKKNDLETLLYVISHDLREPLRAIRNFSRLLESRHSDQIQGKAKDFLQRINSGGERMSKLLDDVLSLSRISRMDPPSELIPGDTIVSAALKGLEAKINETKAQIVTTTDFPNIKANLTYATQALFNLVSNALKFVAEGKNPEIEISPYHDPNNQYTGFIVRDRGPGIPEGSEERVFRLFQRAVNRDIEGTGAGLAIVKQIATKHGGDLSYSAREGGGSAFTITFKR from the coding sequence ATGAGAGTAAATCCTGATAAGACGGTAGAGAAACTAGAAGCGCAGACTCCCGGTCGCCCCACCGGGGTAGTGGCCATCGGCTGTGGAAAATACGATCTGCCCTATCTGGAATCCCTTCTTGCCGGCTTGGCTAGGCACAAGGAAATCGCCATCGTTATCGTCTCAAACGTTTCGACGCTCCACACCGACTCCATCGTTCAACTGGTCGCGCACATAAGCAACTTCTCCGTGGAAGTAGTCTCTCAATCCGCTAACCTGAAATCCAGTACCGTCTACCTCAATACACCTTTCCACTACCTAGCCTACGAGCAAGGATCATTAGTCAACACTCTCGCTAGCGCATTCACGGGTAATGAGAGACCTTTCGACAGGCTTCTGGAAAGTATCCGCAACGACGATTTCGATTGGGTAGCCGTGTCCCTACAGGGGATCGGCCCCGACGGAGAACAGGGTATCCAAAATCTGGAGAATAAAGGATTTTTCGGCTTCTCATGCGGCGGGTCCGATACCCCTGAGACTCCTGAAGCATCCCCAAGCGATCTGGCTGCGAGAATTAGCGAATGCCTGTCCCTGAATTGCCCGTCACAGGAAACCGCACAATCAAATCTCCTCGATAGAATCATAGACCAACTTGAGAGGCTTAGCTCCATCGATTTTCGGCGCTACAAGATAACGACGATTAACCGACGGATACAGTTCCGGATGAGACAGCTTGGATTGGAGAGTTTGGCGAGCTACCTGGCAAAGTTAGAGCAAAGTCCAGAAGAAGTCCAAGCCCTCTATCATGACCTCATGATCGGGGTGACACACTTCTTTCGCGACCCTCAAGCATTCCAAATATTGGAGGATCGAGTCATTCCCGAACTCTTTAAGAACCAAGATTCCCACGGTCGAGAAATTCGAGTCTGGGCGCCGGGAGTGGCAAGTGGAGAAGAGGCATACTCACTGGCTATCCTCTTCGATGAGTACGCCCAACGTATCGGTTTAAAGGACCCCAATTACCGTATATTCGCCACCGATGCTCACCCGCCTTCCATAGAAAAAGCGATGCAAGGGCTATTCCCCTCCCAAGCATTGTCGACCTTAACTAAAGACCGAAAAGAACGCTATTTCAATCGATCCCTTCAAAGCTATTCCGTCACTCCGGAGTTGCGAAAAAAGATAGTCTTCGCCCCCCACGATCTTTTGAAAGACCCGCCCTTTACCAAGATCGACCTCGTTTCCTGCAGAAACCTGCTCATTTATTTCGATGACGCCGCCCAAAAAAAAGCCTTGGGCCTGATCCTTTTTGCACTCCGACAAAAGGGATATTTGCTTTTGGGAGCCAGCGAGTCGCCTGCTAGCTACATTCAGCAGATTGAAACGATCGATAGCAAATGGAGAGTCTATCGAAAATCAGCCTCGCCACAGATTGATTTACCTGTGGGTCATTATCTCCCCCCAAAAGCAGCAGCGAAGACCAGCAAGGGAAAGAAAGGCGTTTTCTTGGACCGAGAAAGCCCGTTTCGCAATCTGATCACCGAACTGATGTCCTCTCAAATGCCAGCGGGCATCATTATCAGCGACCAAGACGAAATAATTCATACCTTCGGAGAAATAGAAGCATTCTTCTCTAAATTAGAAGGCCACGTCTCTTTGTCATTCGATAAACTTGTACGTTACGAACTCCGCCTCCCTATGAGGGTGGCCAGGAAAGAGGCTTTAGAGACCCGCAGGCGAATCGAAACGGTAGCAACGATGCCCATCCACGGAGAGTCTTCCAATGTAACAATCTCAGTAGAACCGCTCACTAGGTTTAGGGAGTTCCAGGATTATGTCTACGTCAAGATCCAGACAGTCAGCAACTTTTCAGTAGACGAATCGAAAGTACCAACGGTGAGAACAAGCCATAACGATGGCGACGATGAGACAAGTTCACTAAAGCAGGAACTGCAAGACACCAAAATTCAACTACAAGAAACCATACACCAGCTAGAGCTTAGCAACAAAGAGCTCATGATGGCCAACGAGGAACTACTCACCTCCAACGAAGAACTGCAGAGCACCAATGAGGAGCTACACTCAGTAAATGAAGAGCTCTTCTCGGTAAACGCAGAATACGAACTAAAAAACAGGGAGCTCGTCGCTCTCAACGAAGATATCGACAACCTCCTTCAGTCTACCGAGATAGGAACCATATTTATCGACAAAAATCTGCGTATCCGGAAATTCACTCTAGCCGCTTCGATATCAATGAACCTGCTAGATTCCGACCTAGGAAGACCCATTGAGCACATATCTCATGACTTTGCCAACTACGAGACACTCGTGGCTGACACACAAAAAGTTATCGAAGGCGGACATGGCATCGAAAGGGAAATTAGAACCCATTCACACAGTTGGTTTCTTCTGAAAATTTCACCGTTCAAGTTAGAAAGCGGTGAAGTAAACGGAGCTGTGGTGACACTGGTGGAAATATCGGCCCTGAAGGCGGCAGAAGAGCGAATCTACGAAAGCCAGCGAAAACTAAAGCTTGCTCTAGAATCCGCTGACCTAGGACTCTGGACTTGGGATCTTAAAAACCACACTATCGATTTTGATGAAAACCTAGCTCGTATCTTAGACCTGGATACCAAAGAAGAATCCGATGAAAGCCATTTCCTAAGGTCCCTGAACATATCCCGAGATGCCCTCGGGAAATACGATTTCAACAACGGCGACCTCAACCAAGATACCCTGCGCTACTCTTGGAACGCTCGTCTACGTAGTGGGGAAATACGCTACCTTTCAGCCAGAGGAATCATAAACAGAGACACAGACGGAAACGTGACTCAGGTAAGCGGCATCATCTGGGACGAAACAGACGTCAAACGCCAAGAGCAAATCGTACTACAAAAAAAGAACGACTTAGAAACGCTCCTCTACGTAATCTCACACGACCTTCGCGAGCCCTTGCGGGCGATCAGGAACTTCTCTCGCTTACTCGAAAGCCGTCATTCAGACCAGATACAGGGGAAGGCCAAAGATTTCCTACAACGAATCAACTCCGGGGGAGAACGAATGTCAAAACTCCTCGACGACGTGCTTAGCCTATCGCGAATAAGCAGGATGGACCCCCCTTCGGAACTCATCCCGGGAGACACGATCGTATCGGCAGCCTTAAAAGGGCTTGAAGCAAAGATAAACGAAACAAAGGCCCAGATTGTCACTACAACCGATTTTCCAAATATAAAAGCCAACCTAACCTATGCCACGCAGGCCCTTTTCAATCTGGTGAGCAACGCCCTTAAATTCGTCGCAGAAGGAAAAAATCCAGAGATCGAGATAAGTCCTTATCATGATCCAAATAACCAATACACTGGATTCATTGTGCGCGACAGAGGTCCTGGCATTCCTGAGGGATCTGAGGAACGAGTTTTCAGGCTCTTTCAAAGAGCGGTAAATCGAGATATCGAGGGAACCGGTGCGGGCTTGGCGATCGTCAAACAAATTGCTACGAAACACGGTGGAGATCTATCCTACAGCGCCAGAGAAGGTGGAGGATCTGCTTTCACCATAACCTTCAAAAGATAG
- a CDS encoding response regulator, with protein MDPLNVSNQSSTRSTTQPFSLFVVDDNDDDIILLEEAISSIDNAFIQGIARNGMEALEKLDVLKQTRMTPSLMLVDINMPIINGFELLQRVRTILTLEELPIIIFSSSSRLEDTELAYKYGANAFLQKPERFDELEKTITAAEKFWNRRAR; from the coding sequence GTGGATCCTCTAAACGTTTCCAACCAATCATCCACCCGCTCCACCACGCAGCCATTTTCCTTGTTCGTAGTGGACGACAATGACGACGACATAATACTCTTGGAAGAAGCGATCTCTTCGATAGACAACGCATTTATCCAAGGGATTGCAAGAAATGGCATGGAGGCACTCGAGAAGCTAGATGTGCTGAAACAAACTCGGATGACTCCATCCCTCATGCTCGTCGACATAAACATGCCGATAATAAATGGCTTTGAGCTCCTCCAGAGAGTGAGGACCATTCTAACACTCGAAGAGCTACCTATAATCATATTTTCATCGAGTAGTCGTTTAGAGGATACGGAGTTAGCTTACAAATACGGAGCAAACGCATTTTTGCAAAAGCCGGAACGCTTCGACGAACTCGAGAAAACAATCACTGCTGCAGAAAAGTTTTGGAACCGAAGAGCGAGGTGA
- a CDS encoding glycoside hydrolase family 5 protein → MPNAPQLPRRDFIKNTALGVAGATLASSMLPQLAFSEKAKLAPMTVPKWKGFNFLDFFVPDPARSRKKTTEDHFRWMSDWGFDFVRIPMAYPYYLDIDYERDITPDEVYKISEKKVAEVDRLVEMANKHGLHVSLNLHRAPGYCINAGFHEPYNLWKDDEALEAFCYHWEMWAKRYKGISRELISFDLVNEPSMREDMNDQFGKREAVPGMTYRRVAGAAVKRIRSVAPDHLIMADGNNGGHEAVPELIDLGVGQSCRGYFPFEISHHRAPWVHKDPSGIPAPSWPNGPEQDRAGLEEFYQPWFDLQDAGVGVHCGECGCYKETPHDVFLAWFGDVLGVLSERGIGFSLWEMDGDFGILNSGRDDVAYEDWHGQKLDRKLLKLLQSV, encoded by the coding sequence ATGCCGAATGCCCCCCAGCTTCCTCGCCGCGACTTCATAAAAAACACCGCTCTCGGAGTAGCCGGAGCAACCCTTGCTAGCTCCATGTTGCCCCAACTCGCATTTTCTGAAAAAGCCAAGCTCGCCCCCATGACTGTGCCGAAATGGAAGGGCTTTAACTTCCTTGATTTTTTTGTCCCTGACCCGGCCCGTTCCCGCAAGAAGACCACCGAAGATCACTTCCGTTGGATGAGCGACTGGGGCTTCGATTTCGTACGTATCCCCATGGCTTACCCCTACTACTTGGATATCGACTACGAGCGCGACATCACGCCGGACGAAGTCTACAAGATCTCGGAGAAAAAGGTAGCAGAGGTAGATCGACTTGTAGAAATGGCTAACAAGCACGGCTTGCACGTGAGCCTAAACCTGCATCGGGCACCGGGCTACTGCATCAACGCGGGATTCCACGAGCCCTATAACCTCTGGAAAGACGACGAAGCTCTGGAAGCATTTTGCTATCATTGGGAAATGTGGGCCAAGCGCTACAAGGGGATATCAAGAGAGCTCATCAGTTTCGACTTGGTCAACGAACCCAGCATGCGCGAGGACATGAATGACCAATTCGGAAAACGTGAAGCGGTCCCAGGCATGACCTATCGACGCGTGGCCGGTGCTGCCGTTAAGCGAATTCGCAGCGTCGCTCCCGATCATCTAATCATGGCGGATGGCAACAACGGCGGACACGAGGCGGTCCCAGAACTCATCGACCTCGGAGTCGGTCAAAGCTGCCGCGGCTATTTCCCTTTCGAAATCTCCCACCACCGAGCCCCTTGGGTACACAAGGACCCAAGCGGTATTCCCGCCCCGAGTTGGCCCAACGGTCCGGAACAAGATCGAGCTGGCTTGGAGGAATTCTATCAGCCTTGGTTCGATCTGCAAGATGCCGGTGTCGGCGTACATTGCGGCGAATGCGGTTGTTACAAAGAAACACCTCACGACGTTTTTCTGGCATGGTTTGGAGATGTGCTGGGAGTCCTTTCGGAGAGAGGTATCGGCTTCTCCCTTTGGGAAATGGATGGCGATTTTGGCATCCTAAATTCAGGCCGAGACGACGTTGCCTATGAAGACTGGCACGGACAAAAGCTGGACAGGAAGCTCCTGAAACTACTCCAATCTGTTTAG
- the ppk2 gene encoding polyphosphate kinase 2: MKSDSDPQYQAELKNLQRELVLLQQHVANNNKRLLIIFEGRDAAGKGGAIRHFTRHLNPRAMRVIALPKPTEKEMGQWFFQRYFLGLPNPGEIIFFDRSWYNRAVVEPVMGFCTPDQYEEFMMQVNDIERMLINDGIQIIKFWFSINRGAQKDRFEARKSDILKQWKLSTVDALAQEKWDEFTYYKEQMFERTHTMKSPWVIVNGNNKPRARLESIRYVLSQSEYDRKGETQVRLEPLPGSVTHFDQAYLEAKRASDKL; the protein is encoded by the coding sequence ATGAAGTCAGATTCCGATCCCCAATACCAGGCCGAGCTAAAAAATCTACAGCGCGAGCTGGTCCTCCTACAGCAGCATGTTGCCAACAACAACAAGCGCCTCTTAATCATATTTGAAGGACGCGACGCGGCTGGCAAAGGAGGAGCAATCCGTCACTTCACCCGGCACCTAAACCCAAGAGCCATGCGGGTAATCGCCCTTCCTAAACCAACGGAAAAGGAAATGGGCCAGTGGTTTTTCCAACGTTATTTCCTAGGCCTACCCAATCCGGGAGAAATAATTTTCTTCGACCGTAGCTGGTACAATCGCGCCGTGGTGGAGCCAGTGATGGGCTTCTGCACTCCCGACCAGTACGAGGAGTTTATGATGCAGGTAAACGACATCGAACGCATGCTCATAAACGACGGAATCCAGATTATAAAATTCTGGTTCTCCATCAATCGCGGAGCCCAGAAGGACCGTTTCGAGGCACGCAAGTCAGACATCCTAAAGCAATGGAAACTGAGTACCGTGGACGCCTTGGCTCAGGAGAAATGGGACGAGTTCACCTACTACAAAGAGCAAATGTTCGAGCGAACCCATACCATGAAATCCCCATGGGTAATCGTTAACGGAAACAACAAGCCGCGGGCTCGCCTCGAATCCATTCGCTACGTTCTCTCCCAATCGGAGTATGATCGCAAGGGCGAGACACAGGTGCGACTTGAGCCACTTCCAGGCTCAGTCACTCACTTCGACCAAGCCTATCTGGAAGCGAAACGGGCCTCCGATAAGCTTTAG
- a CDS encoding GAF domain-containing protein: protein MTPTAETPTKKSFIKVTEVWIPNGSRTSLELSSGIYGDLEEFKESSRDESFVFDEGLPGKAWATGQPVVLTEFNDDNFKRTEAAHKAGLTCGVAIPVFAGEFVMGVVTFFCGEDGFHAGALEVWRSLRTFPFEIVLEDGYYGSLDDFAFISRKTRFRSGFGLPGLAIEQRLPVVLGDLANSGVFARSFDASRAEMTTALALPCLGGNQGDTVVCLLSSEHMPIAKRYEVWVPEDDDSECLRLHSALCSIDPDWEEMAEDIRVQKGLGVLGQTWLTGIPRTSESLEADLCPVATKAKEMGLRNMVTFPFMERGFLKAVVAWYF from the coding sequence ATGACTCCAACAGCAGAAACGCCTACAAAAAAATCCTTCATAAAAGTAACCGAAGTCTGGATACCAAACGGTTCCCGCACGAGCTTAGAGCTGTCTTCAGGAATCTACGGGGATCTCGAAGAATTCAAGGAATCAAGTAGGGACGAGTCCTTTGTTTTCGATGAAGGCTTACCAGGGAAGGCGTGGGCGACCGGACAACCGGTGGTGCTTACCGAGTTCAACGATGACAACTTCAAGCGGACGGAAGCGGCCCACAAAGCGGGACTAACCTGTGGAGTCGCGATCCCTGTTTTTGCGGGAGAGTTTGTCATGGGAGTTGTTACTTTTTTCTGCGGGGAGGATGGCTTTCACGCGGGAGCTCTGGAGGTTTGGCGCTCGCTTAGGACCTTTCCCTTCGAAATTGTTCTAGAAGATGGGTACTACGGATCGCTGGACGATTTTGCCTTCATTTCCCGCAAGACCCGCTTCCGCTCTGGCTTCGGTTTACCAGGCTTAGCAATTGAACAACGGCTTCCCGTGGTACTGGGCGACCTCGCAAATTCCGGTGTATTCGCTCGTTCTTTCGATGCCTCGCGAGCTGAGATGACGACTGCTTTGGCGCTGCCGTGTTTGGGCGGTAATCAGGGGGATACGGTGGTTTGTTTACTTTCGAGCGAGCATATGCCGATCGCCAAACGCTATGAAGTTTGGGTCCCCGAGGATGATGATTCCGAGTGTCTCCGATTGCATTCCGCCCTGTGCTCGATCGATCCAGATTGGGAGGAGATGGCCGAAGATATCAGAGTCCAGAAAGGCTTAGGTGTGCTCGGTCAGACCTGGCTCACTGGTATACCCAGAACGAGCGAGAGCTTGGAAGCTGACCTCTGTCCAGTCGCGACCAAGGCCAAAGAGATGGGCCTGCGAAATATGGTTACATTCCCCTTCATGGAACGGGGATTTCTTAAGGCCGTGGTGGCCTGGTATTTCTAA
- a CDS encoding AAA family ATPase yields MPDPRIAAIRDSLSTHIHGKPSAIDSVITCLIAGGHVLIEDVPGVGKTTLAYALSRSMNCLFNRIQFTSDLIPSDIIGVSIYQKPESRFVFHPGPIFANVVLADEINRSSPKSQSALLEAMERGLVTVDGESHPIETPFMVIATQNPVDFESTFPLPSAQLDRFLMRISMGYPDAASEKAMLKSGALHYDDIKIQPVVEKSDIEDLRELAREIFIEDSTYDYLHEIVMRTRKHPGVAVGVSPRGTLAFKSAIQASALVDGRDFVTPEDILRLAVPCLAHRLRLQERHGFEQDWNAAAEIVEEITESVAQPHQVD; encoded by the coding sequence ATGCCAGATCCACGCATAGCCGCCATACGTGACTCTCTCTCCACTCATATCCATGGCAAACCGAGCGCCATCGACTCCGTCATCACCTGCCTGATAGCAGGGGGGCATGTCTTGATTGAAGACGTCCCGGGAGTCGGGAAGACAACTTTGGCCTACGCCCTTTCCCGATCCATGAACTGTCTCTTCAACCGGATCCAGTTCACTTCGGACCTCATTCCCTCGGACATAATCGGAGTCTCTATCTACCAAAAGCCAGAGTCGCGCTTCGTCTTCCACCCGGGTCCTATCTTCGCAAATGTGGTGCTAGCCGACGAGATCAACCGCTCTTCCCCCAAATCCCAATCCGCTCTTTTGGAGGCTATGGAACGCGGACTCGTCACTGTGGACGGCGAATCCCATCCGATCGAAACCCCCTTCATGGTCATCGCCACTCAAAACCCGGTAGATTTCGAGAGCACCTTCCCCTTGCCGAGCGCTCAGCTGGATCGCTTCCTGATGCGTATCTCGATGGGTTATCCTGACGCCGCCTCGGAGAAAGCCATGCTCAAAAGCGGAGCCCTCCACTACGACGACATAAAGATCCAGCCCGTAGTAGAAAAAAGCGATATCGAAGACCTGAGAGAATTGGCTCGAGAAATCTTCATTGAAGATTCGACCTACGATTATTTGCACGAGATCGTGATGCGAACTCGTAAGCATCCAGGAGTCGCAGTGGGTGTCAGCCCTCGCGGGACCTTGGCTTTCAAGTCAGCCATCCAAGCGTCCGCCCTTGTCGACGGACGTGACTTCGTAACGCCAGAAGACATACTCCGCCTCGCCGTGCCCTGCCTCGCTCATCGACTGAGATTACAAGAGCGCCATGGATTTGAGCAGGACTGGAACGCCGCCGCGGAAATTGTCGAAGAGATAACGGAGTCCGTTGCTCAGCCGCATCAAGTCGACTAA
- a CDS encoding DUF58 domain-containing protein — protein sequence MPSKENTGKIELIQQESGKVFVRLGAVSFFAFLFFHIDFLAIASSILLGAFWASSILAKQAISGVQLEVSARQPRTHCEESMRAKLVLINKNRFLPIFYPVISVREAKSLRIQVFQHQGIVPPRKSVSLDIDPCLHSRGLQKLEAFAPRSRFPFSLHLAIANRNAYSEEVIVWPIPVSIDFAYLFQHPPRLVMTDTGEKQLATDSIEAVRVRDYHAGDPKTRINWKLSAKLDKLTVIDPRDEVRERYELHLSSSQELWPSSLVFERMLRLVTAVVQEFQLRKIIRSFTIDGKTYPLGTKRQTAQFFDALALLEASKEKASYPSRSRRNSLWILPAPYSQIKLSTLQEINTREEAAL from the coding sequence GTGCCATCGAAAGAGAACACAGGAAAGATCGAGCTGATCCAGCAAGAGTCTGGAAAAGTCTTCGTCCGCCTGGGCGCGGTGTCTTTCTTTGCCTTCCTCTTTTTCCACATCGATTTCCTAGCCATCGCTTCGAGTATCCTTCTCGGAGCATTCTGGGCGTCCTCCATCCTAGCTAAACAGGCCATATCGGGCGTTCAACTCGAAGTATCCGCCCGGCAACCACGAACGCACTGCGAGGAATCGATGCGGGCAAAGCTAGTGCTGATAAACAAAAACAGATTCCTGCCGATTTTCTATCCGGTCATAAGCGTGCGGGAAGCTAAGTCGCTTCGTATTCAAGTTTTCCAACATCAAGGAATCGTACCGCCCCGCAAATCCGTTTCCCTCGATATAGACCCGTGCCTGCACAGCCGCGGGCTACAAAAACTGGAAGCCTTCGCCCCTCGAAGCCGTTTCCCGTTTTCACTCCATCTGGCGATCGCTAATCGCAATGCCTACAGCGAGGAAGTCATCGTCTGGCCCATCCCCGTCTCCATCGATTTCGCATACCTATTTCAGCATCCACCGCGTCTCGTGATGACTGATACAGGCGAAAAGCAATTGGCTACTGATTCCATTGAAGCAGTACGGGTACGCGACTACCACGCTGGTGATCCAAAAACGCGCATCAACTGGAAGCTCTCAGCCAAGCTAGACAAACTAACCGTAATCGACCCGCGAGACGAAGTCCGAGAACGCTACGAGCTCCACCTAAGCTCCTCACAAGAACTCTGGCCGAGCTCCTTAGTCTTTGAACGAATGCTGCGACTCGTCACGGCAGTCGTACAGGAATTTCAACTACGCAAAATAATCCGTAGCTTCACAATCGACGGAAAAACCTATCCCCTCGGAACGAAACGACAAACGGCCCAGTTTTTCGACGCTCTTGCCCTTCTGGAGGCGAGTAAAGAGAAAGCTAGTTATCCGAGCCGTTCTCGTCGCAATAGCCTCTGGATATTGCCCGCTCCCTACTCCCAAATAAAGCTATCAACGCTACAGGAGATCAACACGAGGGAGGAGGCGGCGCTATGA